A part of Bacteroidota bacterium genomic DNA contains:
- a CDS encoding glucose-1-phosphate thymidylyltransferase yields MANYILNDIPENWTNLLPFTFTRPISDLRVGILTLKDKWELLLEEACSVITEEYLSEKYSCKLSDENVLINSVIIPTSAIVEQIKQLESGQILKNDNEWVAICTKDVESFDQEEFGEYEVVACDSQLDFIKYPWHIFQKNSQQIEADFALITKGKKSQELSSTNQLIGDYPVFIAPNANIECATLNTTKGPIFIGEDAVVMEGSLIQGPFAICEHSQLKLGAKIYPGTTIGPHCKVGGEINNAVFWGYSSKAHDGFLGNSVIGEWCNIGADSNNSNLKNNYENVKIWNYGSKSFIDSESQFCGLFMGDHSKCGINTMFNTGTVVGVSANIFGAGFPRTIIPSFAWGGANGITTYRIDKAFRTMELVMSRRNLLLSDMDKKILTHIFDQTKEFRH; encoded by the coding sequence ATGGCAAATTATATTTTAAATGATATTCCAGAAAACTGGACCAATTTATTACCGTTTACATTCACCCGCCCTATATCAGACTTACGAGTTGGGATACTTACCTTAAAAGATAAATGGGAATTGCTTTTAGAAGAGGCATGTTCTGTTATAACAGAAGAATATCTTTCTGAAAAATATAGCTGCAAGCTGAGTGATGAAAATGTATTGATAAACTCCGTTATAATCCCCACATCAGCCATAGTCGAGCAAATTAAACAATTAGAAAGCGGACAAATACTCAAGAATGATAACGAATGGGTAGCTATTTGTACGAAAGATGTTGAAAGTTTTGATCAGGAAGAATTTGGTGAATACGAAGTAGTTGCTTGTGATTCTCAGCTGGACTTTATCAAATATCCATGGCATATATTTCAAAAAAACAGCCAACAAATTGAAGCTGATTTTGCCTTAATTACCAAAGGGAAAAAATCACAGGAGCTAAGTTCAACTAATCAACTGATTGGTGACTATCCTGTTTTCATTGCACCCAATGCCAATATAGAATGTGCAACGCTAAATACAACTAAAGGTCCTATTTTCATTGGAGAAGATGCGGTGGTCATGGAAGGCTCACTTATTCAGGGTCCATTTGCAATATGCGAGCATTCACAACTTAAATTAGGAGCCAAAATTTATCCCGGAACAACCATTGGACCCCATTGCAAAGTAGGTGGTGAAATTAACAATGCTGTTTTCTGGGGCTACTCAAGTAAAGCTCACGATGGTTTCCTCGGAAATTCTGTTATTGGAGAATGGTGCAATATTGGAGCTGATTCCAACAATTCAAACTTAAAAAATAACTACGAAAACGTGAAAATATGGAATTATGGAAGTAAATCTTTCATTGATTCTGAATCACAGTTTTGCGGTCTTTTTATGGGAGATCATTCGAAATGCGGAATAAATACGATGTTTAACACCGGTACTGTTGTGGGTGTAAGTGCCAATATTTTTGGGGCAGGTTTTCCCCGAACCATCATCCCATCTTTTGCCTGGGGTGGTGCAAATGGAATAACAACTTATCGAATTGACAAAGCCTTCCGAACCATGGAATTGGTTATGAGCAGGCGCAATCTATTGCTATCCGATATGGATAAAAAAATATTAACCCATATCTTTGATCAAACGAAAGAGTTCAGACATTAA
- a CDS encoding cupin domain-containing protein yields MQIAKKQLEQIQEIIAGDKCFLREIFHPDRDDVPTKHSLAHAYIEAGGATLDHYIEQSETYYIINGSAIMHIDQETFDIHAGSSFIVPPKSHQWIENRGDDKLEFLVIVDPPWQKEDEVVIT; encoded by the coding sequence ATGCAAATTGCGAAAAAACAACTGGAGCAAATTCAGGAAATTATTGCAGGCGATAAATGCTTTTTAAGGGAAATATTTCATCCGGATAGAGATGATGTTCCTACCAAGCATAGCTTGGCACATGCCTACATTGAAGCTGGAGGAGCCACTTTGGATCATTATATTGAACAATCAGAAACATACTATATAATTAATGGTTCTGCCATTATGCATATCGATCAGGAAACTTTTGATATTCACGCTGGCAGTTCATTTATTGTACCTCCAAAAAGTCATCAATGGATTGAAAATAGGGGTGATGATAAACTTGAGTTTTTGGTGATAGTTGATCCTCCCTGGCAAAAGGAAGATGAAGTGGTAATTACTTAA
- a CDS encoding RNA methyltransferase produces MISNAQQKLIQSLTQKKYRKKNKLFLAEGVKIVNEILFSAYKIHSIFGVADWLADNSGKLHNTHIQEIVEVDEKELKKISNLRTANKVLAVVHMPEQDINLNSNLIIMLDSIRDPGNMGTIIRIADWYGIDTIICSEDCADIYNPKVIQASMGSFLRIQHAYENLQEILASNSDRNSYGAFLQGESVHTCNFQKPAFLLIGNESNGIQKELQPLIKQKISIPKFGEAESLNASVATAIILDNMRRKMKIES; encoded by the coding sequence ATGATTTCAAATGCACAGCAGAAACTTATACAGTCATTAACACAAAAAAAATACCGAAAGAAAAATAAATTGTTTCTAGCAGAAGGTGTAAAAATAGTTAATGAAATTTTATTTTCAGCATATAAAATTCATTCAATTTTTGGAGTAGCCGATTGGCTTGCAGATAATTCCGGCAAATTGCATAATACACACATTCAAGAAATCGTTGAAGTCGATGAAAAAGAATTAAAAAAGATTAGTAATCTTCGAACCGCAAATAAAGTATTGGCCGTAGTGCACATGCCAGAACAAGATATAAACCTTAATTCTAACCTCATCATCATGCTTGATTCCATTCGCGATCCAGGGAATATGGGTACCATTATTCGCATTGCTGACTGGTATGGAATTGATACAATTATTTGCTCCGAAGATTGTGCAGATATTTACAATCCAAAGGTTATTCAAGCAAGCATGGGGAGTTTTTTAAGAATTCAGCATGCATATGAAAACCTGCAGGAAATCCTTGCATCTAATTCTGATAGAAACTCTTATGGGGCTTTTCTTCAAGGAGAATCGGTGCATACATGCAATTTCCAGAAACCTGCATTCCTGCTTATTGGGAATGAATCAAACGGTATTCAGAAAGAACTACAGCCTTTGATCAAGCAAAAAATCAGCATTCCAAAATTTGGTGAAGCCGAATCGCTAAATGCGTCTGTTGCTACAGCTATTATATTGGATAATATGAGGAGAAAGATGAAAATTGAAAGTTGA
- the prmA gene encoding 50S ribosomal protein L11 methyltransferase — MTYIEVKVKCPEDSKELLIFEFNQFEHVSFWEHEDGFSAYFLADEFNKQHINSSIKNLLKNYPQVSFTHAEQPKINWNKEWESNYSPIVLAKKYFIRAPFHEVKKDLVNFTIMPDMAFGTGHHATTELIFTLMEGSDLSNYKILDFGCGTGILSILADFKGASSIMAIDIEEESIEITTKNAEINGCKHIKSRLLSIEDVPETNFDCILANINRNTLLNNVESISKKLKQNGLLFLSGFYTEDLKLIQDNYEKYNIFIEKKLEKNNWVGLACRKRK; from the coding sequence ATGACTTATATTGAAGTAAAAGTAAAATGTCCTGAAGATAGCAAAGAGCTTTTGATATTTGAGTTCAATCAATTTGAGCATGTTTCTTTCTGGGAACATGAGGATGGCTTTTCAGCCTATTTCTTAGCTGATGAGTTCAACAAACAACATATTAACTCATCCATTAAAAACTTGCTTAAAAATTACCCTCAAGTTTCTTTCACTCATGCCGAACAACCAAAAATAAATTGGAATAAAGAATGGGAAAGCAATTATTCACCTATTGTTTTGGCCAAGAAGTATTTTATTCGAGCACCCTTTCATGAGGTAAAAAAGGATTTGGTTAATTTTACAATTATGCCCGACATGGCATTTGGCACCGGGCATCATGCAACAACCGAATTGATATTTACCCTGATGGAAGGCAGTGATTTAAGCAATTACAAAATCCTTGATTTTGGTTGTGGTACCGGAATTTTATCCATATTAGCCGATTTCAAGGGAGCATCCAGTATCATGGCTATAGATATTGAAGAAGAATCTATTGAAATCACTACAAAAAATGCAGAGATTAACGGCTGTAAGCATATCAAATCTCGCTTACTGTCAATTGAGGATGTGCCCGAAACAAATTTTGATTGTATACTTGCCAACATCAATCGAAACACACTTTTAAATAATGTTGAGTCTATTAGTAAAAAGCTTAAACAAAATGGACTTCTTTTTTTAAGTGGTTTTTATACAGAAGATTTGAAATTAATTCAAGATAATTATGAGAAGTATAATATCTTTATCGAAAAGAAGTTAGAAAAGAATAATTGGGTAGGACTCGCCTGCCGAAAAAGGAAATAG
- a CDS encoding triose-phosphate isomerase yields the protein MRKLIVAGNWKMNTTVAQGINLIKELKELHNCTFSKNSDIIIFPPYTHLSQFATELTNCCIKLGAQNLHHEEKGAFTGEISANMIRSIGCKYVLVGHSERRQYAKESNEVLASKVKLALDNELTPIYCCGETLDEREDQKHFDVIEEQIKKGLFSLPIDSIQEIIIAYEPVWAIGTGKTASPAQAQEIHAFIRSLIETTYGKEVSESIRILYGGSVNAANAKEIFGQADIDGGLVGGASLKPQDFNTIINAVG from the coding sequence ATGAGGAAACTTATTGTTGCAGGCAACTGGAAAATGAATACGACTGTTGCTCAAGGCATAAATCTGATCAAAGAACTGAAAGAACTACATAATTGTACGTTTTCAAAAAACTCAGATATCATCATTTTCCCTCCCTATACTCATTTAAGTCAGTTTGCTACTGAATTGACCAATTGCTGTATAAAATTAGGAGCTCAAAATCTTCATCATGAAGAAAAAGGAGCTTTTACAGGAGAGATTTCCGCAAATATGATTCGAAGTATTGGCTGTAAATATGTTTTGGTCGGACATTCAGAACGAAGACAATATGCCAAGGAAAGCAATGAAGTTTTAGCAAGCAAAGTCAAGCTGGCACTGGACAATGAGCTAACTCCTATTTATTGTTGTGGTGAAACTCTTGATGAAAGAGAAGATCAAAAGCACTTTGACGTAATTGAAGAACAAATTAAAAAAGGACTTTTCAGTTTGCCTATCGACTCGATTCAGGAAATTATTATAGCATATGAACCTGTTTGGGCCATAGGAACTGGCAAAACAGCTAGTCCTGCACAAGCTCAGGAAATACATGCTTTCATCAGATCATTGATTGAAACTACATACGGTAAAGAAGTAAGTGAGTCAATTCGCATATTATATGGAGGCAGTGTCAATGCTGCCAATGCTAAAGAAATATTCGGACAAGCTGATATTGATGGAGGTTTGGTTGGTGGAGCATCATTAAAACCACAGGATTTCAACACCATCATAAACGCTGTTGGATGA
- a CDS encoding type B 50S ribosomal protein L31 — MKKDIHPKNYRFVVFQDMSNGKSFLTRACVETRETTTWTDGKEYPFYKLEISNTSHPFFTGKKVFVDTAGRVEKFFNKYKKAEDKK, encoded by the coding sequence ATGAAAAAAGATATTCATCCAAAGAATTATAGATTTGTTGTGTTTCAGGATATGTCTAATGGAAAGTCGTTTTTAACACGCGCTTGTGTTGAAACAAGAGAAACAACCACATGGACAGATGGTAAGGAGTATCCTTTTTATAAGCTTGAAATTAGTAATACATCTCACCCATTCTTTACAGGTAAGAAAGTATTTGTTGATACTGCCGGACGTGTTGAAAAATTCTTCAACAAGTATAAAAAAGCAGAAGATAAGAAATAA